Proteins found in one Coregonus clupeaformis isolate EN_2021a unplaced genomic scaffold, ASM2061545v1 scaf0112, whole genome shotgun sequence genomic segment:
- the LOC121570381 gene encoding perforin-1 has protein sequence MSLLIVCLWAVLMLSLPRPSCQSCTIGSANECKEAEFAPGTNLAGEGFDITKMKRKGAFVIDMNVWKRKDKTCTLCKNPYLEGKKQRLPLAVVDWRPNHQCSMKVSSKLHRSSESLVSASSSAVENNWQVNLELEKGSKSGKMMFAGTNSKLAEYSMEKTKSDKFSFTSHGVSCGYYSYRVSGQPKLHREFKTAVKNLPKIYQQENKQRYYKLIDNFGTHYITKVSLGGTVQSVTSIMQCQASLQGLSAEEVKMCLDVEASASVGDGNSLKTEYKHCQEDKSKTESKASFSSVFNDRFTEVKGGHTTEPELLFSADKDPSSYKEWLNSLPLYPDIISYSLESLHELLPTTNPARKHLRKAISDYILEKALWKNCSEPCQTGIKSDYKDSCVCSCHNNPGVSVDCCPTRKGLARVVITVQRGANLWGDHTTATDGYVKVAFAGQTIGRTTVIYNNNNPSWSMSYDLGNVDLSTSKKLRFEVWDEDDKWNDDLLGECEKELTAGVKEDLCNLQHGQMFYKWEAVCAPSLGGSSCMDYVPSPMNPHLEKVYVSRHSRLIPKDMLVSMGVLVDGPNLHANKSLSTGSRECGRF, from the exons ATGTCCTTATTGATAGTATGCCTCTGGGCAGTGCTCATGTTGTCCCTACCTCGTCCCAGTTGCCAATCATGCACCATCGGCTCAGCCAATGAGTGCAAAGAGGCAGAATTTGCTCCTGGAACCAACCTAGCAGGGGAAGGCTTCGACATCACCAAAATGAAACGCAAAGGAGCCTTTGTCATTGACATGAATGTGTGGAAACGCAAAGACAAGACATGCACCCTCTGTAAGAATCCCTATCTGGAAGGGAAAAAACAGAGGCTTCCTTTGGCCGTGGTGGATTGGAGACCAAACCACCAGTGTAGTATGAAAGTGTCCAGTAAACTCCATCGCTCCAGTGAGTCTCTCGTCAGCGCCAGCAGCTCTGCTGTGGAGAATAACTGGCAGGTCAATCTAGAGTTAGAGAAGGGATCAAAAAGTGGGAAGATGATGTTCGCTGGAACCAACTCCAAATTGGCTGAGTACTCCATGGAGAAAACCAAGAGTGACAAGTTCAGTTTCACAAGCCACGGTGTGTCCTGCGGGTATTACAG CTATAGAGTATCAGGCCAGCCCAAGTTACACAGAGAATTCAAGACAGCAGTGAAGAATCTCCCCAAAATATATCAACAAGAAAACAAACAACGTTATTACAAGCTTATTGATAACTTTGGCACCCATTACATTAccaag GTGAGCCTGGGTGGAACGGTGCAGTCTGTGACCAGTATTATGCAGTGCCAGGCCAGCCTGCAGGGTCTCAGTGCAGAGGAGGTGAAGATGTGTCTGGATGTGGAGGCGTCTGCCAGTGTGGGTGACGGCAACAGCTTGAAGACTGAGTACAAGCACTGTcaggaggataagtctaagacaGAGAGCAAGGCCAGCTTCTCCAGTGTCTTCAATGATAG GTTCACAGAGGTGAAGGGTGGCCACACCACAGAACCAGAACTACTCTTCTCTGCTGATAAAGATCCCTCCTCCTACAAGGAATGGCTGAACTCCCTACCACTCTATCCGGACATCATCTCCTATTCGCTGGAATCTCTACATGAGTTGCTGCCCACCACCAACCCAGCTCGGAAGCACCTGCGCAAGGCCATCAGCGACTACATCCTGGAGAAGGCCTTGTGGAAGAACTGTTCTGAACCCTGTCAAACTGGCATCAAAAGTGACTACAAAGACTCCTGCGTCTGCAGCTGCCACAACAACCCCGGGGTGAGCGTCGACTGCTGCCCCACCCGCAAGGGCCTGGCGCGGGTGGTCATCACTGTTCAGAGAGGGGCCAACTTGTGGGGAGACCACACCACTGCCACTGACGGCTACGTGAAGGTAGCTTTCGCAGGCCAGACGATCGGACGCACTACAGTtatctacaacaacaacaaccccaGCTGGTCAATGAGCTATGACCTAGGAAACGTGGATCTGTCAACCAGTAAGAAGCTGAGATTTGAGGTGTGGGACGAGGACGACAAATGGAACGACGACCTGTTAGGAGAATGTGAGAAGGAGCTGACAGCCGGGGTGAAGGAGGATCTCTGCAACCTCCAGCATGGCCAAATGTTCTACAAGTGGGAGGCGGTGTGTGCCCCCAGTCTGGGTGGCTCCTCCTGTATGGACTATGTGCCCTCCCCTATGAATCCCCACCTGGAGAAGGTGTATGTGTCTCGCCACTCCCGTCTCATTCCAAAGGACATGCTGGTGAGTATGGGAGTGTTGGTGGACGGACCCAATCTCCATGCCAACAAGAGCCTCAGTACAGGGAGCAGAGAGTGTGGCAGATTTTAG